The Thermodesulfobacteriota bacterium genome contains the following window.
ATTCATCTATGTATTTCCATACATACTCAAAATTTTTCATCAACTTAAAGATTGTCCCGACAACCTGAGAGAACATTGGCCCCAGATCACTTGCGGGGTCTTTAGGCCTGTGAGTCTTTGTAGAGCCAAGGAATGCCTGACACACGTTAAAGTTTCTTGATATTGCAACGCTGGTCATCCAAATATCTATTCCAAAATTATAAATATCCTCGTCCCATGTCGGCTCAGAAAGCATACAGTTGGCAAGTCTTCCTGATATGGCAAAGTCGCCCGCTATGGGTTGGCGGATTCTTAAGCCAAATAGAGTTCTTAGCATTGGGTATGCAATGTTGTTTGTAATAGTTCCGTCAAATTTGTGTCTCATATAAATAGGCACAACAAAATCATATCCGTCAGTTAGAGGCTCCATAAAATACTTAATCCACCTTGGCGTTAAGCTCTTTAAATCTGCGTCTAATAGAATAATAGACTTTGCTCCTAGTCCTGTAGCTATCTCAAAAAGGTTACGGATGTTTCTACCTTTACCTCGTACTCCTTTTTCGGTTGAAGCGTAGATTTTTGGAACCTTGGTTGGTGTATTAAAAAAAGCATCCTTTGTACCATCCTCAGAGCAGTTATCGACATTTACGATCACTGAGGATTGATGTGGAAAATATATATTAAGCCCCTTACTTGCTTGCTCAACTGGAAAAAATATAGAATCAGCTTCATTGTAAGACGGTATGCCTACAACAATGTCTGCCGACTTTATTTTGGACGGATTTATAATTTCAGAAATCATTTTTTCTCCCCTATCTCCTTTAGCCAATAAGATTTGTATCAAATTTTGTTACTTAAACATATTGCAACTTTGATGCCACTTAGGAGATCTTCAGTGTTTATTAGTTATTACTAAAAAACGTGAAATATAAACTAGATTTTCAAAAAATCTATAGCTTAATTTATAAGCAATGAAAGCCGCATTATTAATCAATACTTAACAAAAATATGTTAGTTATATTAAGAATATCTTGATGGTTTGAGATATAATGATAAAAGTAAAAAAATCCAAAAACCTGGAGGGTTTAACCATGTCAAACATACGTTCATATTTTCTTTATACTGCAGCAATTTTTATTTTGATGTTTTCACTTAGTTTTATAAAGCCTCAGAACTCTCAGGCCCAAATGTCGCAAAATGCATATCTTCAAAAACTCTATGCAATTATGACTGAGCTTTCACAGGTCGGTGACAAAGTGAGTAAAACTGCAATTGGACTTCAATCTGCGCCTCAAGATAAGTGTGTTAATGAATTTGGTTTCTACCAAGAAATAGTAGGTTCTTTAATAAGCAGACTAAGCTCAACTGCTCCCCCTACAAAAATGAAGCCCCTACACATAAAATCAATGGAAGCTCTTAACGACTACTCAA
Protein-coding sequences here:
- a CDS encoding glycosyltransferase; the encoded protein is MISEIINPSKIKSADIVVGIPSYNEADSIFFPVEQASKGLNIYFPHQSSVIVNVDNCSEDGTKDAFFNTPTKVPKIYASTEKGVRGKGRNIRNLFEIATGLGAKSIILLDADLKSLTPRWIKYFMEPLTDGYDFVVPIYMRHKFDGTITNNIAYPMLRTLFGLRIRQPIAGDFAISGRLANCMLSEPTWDEDIYNFGIDIWMTSVAISRNFNVCQAFLGSTKTHRPKDPASDLGPMFSQVVGTIFKLMKNFEYVWKYIDESRPSVIYGFGLGQSGVSEEVKVNTDLLHKSFIQGFEDYGEIWQQVLMPSNLQVINRLGEADIEQFHYEDDEWVRVLFDFALASIFNDEIDNEKLLEALIPLYYSCTLSFVNRVSSMDDAETELYLEDRSRRFEETKYYLMERWNQMTRQNGNSKFYDMLSGKEPHHD